A section of the Primulina eburnea isolate SZY01 chromosome 1, ASM2296580v1, whole genome shotgun sequence genome encodes:
- the LOC140813674 gene encoding AT-hook motif nuclear-localized protein 23-like, protein MAGLNLGSASHFVSQLHRPDVGHLQRSEDESNRSVFSGENTDTSHQGLDLVNSNTSPGDAVARRSRGRPAGSKNRPKPPVIITRESANTLRAHILEVGGGYDVFEVVATYARKRQRGVCILSGTGTVNNVSLRQPEAAGSVVTLHGRFEILSLSGSFLPPPAPPGATSLTIYLAGGQGQVVGGNVVGALIASGPVIIIAASFTNVAYERLPLEEEEALQLQTPPPSHPNSDGGSGGNQFPDPSSMGLPLFNLPLNGQLPMDLAWASNSGGRQPY, encoded by the coding sequence ATGGCAGGTTTGAATTTAGGTTCAGCTTCTCACTTTGTTTCTCAGCTGCACAGGCCAGACGTTGGCCACCTTCAAAGATCTGAAGATGAATCGAATCGCAGTGTCTTTTCCGGTGAAAATACGGATACTTCTCATCAGGGTTTGGATTTAGTCAACTCTAATACCAGCCCCGGTGATGCGGTGGCGCGTAGATCTAGAGGGCGTCCTGCTGGATCCAAAAACAGGCCAAAACCACCGGTGATAATAACCCGTGAAAGCGCAAACACTCTCCGAGCGCATATACTGGAGGTGGGTGGCGGATACGACGTGTTTGAGGTGGTGGCGACCTATGCAAGGAAGCGGCAGAGAGGGGTTTGCATACTGAGCGGGACCGGGACAGTAAACAACGTCAGCTTACGGCAGCCCGAAGCGGCAGGCAGCGTGGTCACCCTCCACGGTAGGTTCGAGATTTTGTCCTTGTCAGGGTCCTTTCTGCCGCCGCCTGCACCACCTGGAGCCACTAGCTTGACCATATATCTTGCCGGCGGACAGGGACAGGTGGTGGGAGGGAATGTTGTGGGAGCTTTGATTGCATCGGGGCCGGTAATTATCATAGCAGCGTCGTTCACTAACGTGGCGTACGAAAGGCTGCCGTTGGAGGAAGAGGAAGCACTCCAGTTGCAGACTCCGCCACCTTCTCACCCTAATTCCGATGGTGGAAGTGGAGGGAACCAGTTTCCGGATCCTTCGTCGATGGGGCTTCCATTATTCAATCTGCCACTCAACGGTCAGCTCCCAATGGACCTTGCATGGGCATCAAACTCCGGCGGCCGGCAGCCATATTAG